From the genome of Cedecea lapagei, one region includes:
- a CDS encoding sensor histidine kinase: MLRIISWLLLTLLSCAGLGAWFLQQQYEEKSADFRILYREITVKLSQHDAIIPLLPDSQSAVEVQHILPQIVEWRRHHNPEPRLAIVPEANGRYWLNRPNLSLLIDLTTLLDTLGEKKIFKHLALSWNKTLLCEQGSAAAGYWQWDKTVASPTQPFLVSASDSPEWAKLPWWLIVSPALFWALAIYLLTQYRANKRRRDIADLRARYAELTRLNTMGELAAGMVHELNQPLTAIMSYNQAAVRLIKQESTAQVPDLLDASVLQIKRIDALLSQFRQKLTSERAEYQQVELQPLWQRVCKLLDNELSSGKIRATSRFTDDLPTLFAPPLWVEQILHNIASNAIQAQTGGTGWIHLDARTENNGVVLTLTDGGPGLSPEALEQVFIPFFTTRAQGVGLGMALADTLVQRLNGTIEASNTPGGGACFRLWFPLKDEET, translated from the coding sequence ATGTTAAGGATAATCAGCTGGTTACTGCTCACGCTGCTTAGCTGCGCGGGGCTGGGTGCCTGGTTTTTGCAGCAGCAATACGAAGAGAAATCTGCCGACTTTCGCATCCTTTACCGAGAAATCACGGTAAAACTCTCCCAGCACGATGCCATCATCCCCCTGCTGCCCGATAGCCAGAGCGCCGTTGAGGTACAGCATATTCTGCCGCAGATCGTTGAGTGGCGCCGACACCACAACCCGGAGCCTCGTCTGGCAATTGTGCCGGAGGCGAATGGACGTTACTGGCTAAACCGCCCCAACCTTTCGCTGCTGATTGATTTAACCACGCTGCTCGACACGCTTGGGGAGAAAAAGATTTTCAAACACCTTGCCCTCAGCTGGAATAAGACGCTCCTTTGCGAGCAAGGTTCTGCCGCAGCAGGCTACTGGCAATGGGATAAAACGGTAGCCAGCCCGACACAGCCGTTTTTGGTCTCCGCCAGCGACAGCCCGGAGTGGGCGAAGCTGCCCTGGTGGCTTATCGTCTCTCCTGCGCTTTTCTGGGCGCTGGCGATCTATCTGCTGACGCAATACCGGGCCAACAAACGCCGCCGGGATATTGCCGACCTGCGCGCCCGCTACGCCGAACTGACTCGCCTCAATACCATGGGCGAACTGGCGGCAGGCATGGTGCATGAGCTAAATCAGCCGCTAACCGCCATTATGAGCTACAACCAGGCGGCGGTAAGGCTGATCAAGCAGGAGAGCACGGCCCAGGTCCCCGACCTGCTGGACGCCTCCGTGCTACAGATAAAACGAATCGACGCCCTGCTCAGCCAGTTCCGCCAGAAACTCACCAGCGAACGCGCCGAGTACCAGCAGGTTGAACTTCAGCCGCTCTGGCAGCGCGTATGCAAACTGCTGGATAACGAGCTGAGCAGCGGCAAAATCCGCGCGACCAGCCGCTTTACTGATGACCTGCCGACGCTGTTCGCCCCTCCGCTTTGGGTGGAGCAGATCCTGCATAATATCGCCAGCAACGCGATTCAGGCGCAAACCGGCGGCACAGGCTGGATACATCTCGACGCCAGGACCGAAAATAACGGCGTTGTGCTGACGCTAACCGACGGCGGGCCAGGGCTTTCTCCCGAGGCGCTGGAGCAGGTCTTTATTCCATTTTTCACTACCCGCGCACAAGGCGTCGGACTTGGAATGGCGCTCGCTGACACGCTGGTACAGCGGCTTAACGGCACGATTGAAGCCAGCAACACTCCGGGAGGCGGCGCCTGTTTCCGCCTTTGGTTCCCACTTAAGGATGAGGAGACATAA
- a CDS encoding response regulator transcription factor, protein MEPRIWLIDDDAAIRDSLSLLLSTVGWQAHAFESAQAFQQHAGDLSQLDGCMLLDIRMPGKTGLTLLEEWTQRGLTLPVIIMTGHGNIDLCRRAFKNGAFEFLTKPVDADQLFEVVGAAMEKQKAQLEARQKWQPLQEKLATLTVREKEMLEQLLQGYSSKEIARQCSLSPRTVEAHRANIFTKLEVNSLPKLLKTYGDIAREPK, encoded by the coding sequence ATGGAGCCGCGTATCTGGCTTATTGATGACGACGCCGCCATTCGCGACTCGCTAAGCCTCCTGCTTTCTACCGTCGGCTGGCAGGCTCACGCCTTTGAGAGCGCCCAGGCCTTTCAGCAACATGCAGGTGACCTCAGCCAGCTCGATGGCTGCATGCTGCTCGATATCCGAATGCCGGGTAAAACCGGGCTAACGCTGCTTGAAGAGTGGACGCAGCGAGGGTTAACGCTGCCGGTGATCATCATGACCGGGCACGGCAATATCGACCTTTGTCGTCGGGCCTTTAAGAACGGTGCCTTTGAGTTTCTGACCAAACCCGTTGATGCCGACCAGCTGTTCGAGGTCGTTGGCGCTGCGATGGAAAAGCAAAAAGCGCAGCTGGAGGCACGGCAGAAATGGCAGCCGCTGCAGGAGAAGCTGGCGACGCTTACCGTACGCGAAAAAGAGATGCTGGAGCAGCTGCTCCAGGGGTACTCCAGCAAGGAAATTGCCCGGCAGTGCTCCCTCTCGCCCCGCACCGTTGAGGCTCACCGCGCCAATATATTCACAAAACTGGAAGTGAACTCTCTGCCTAAGCTGCTAAAAACCTACGGCGATATCGCCAGAGAGCCTAAGTAA